The Miscanthus floridulus cultivar M001 chromosome 17, ASM1932011v1, whole genome shotgun sequence genome has a window encoding:
- the LOC136518829 gene encoding non-specific lipid-transfer protein 2-like: MAAASRAASLVLFLLVASAVLSLLAPGASAATCAPTQLTPCAPAIVGNAAPTAACCARLKAHPASCFCQYKKNPNMQRYVNSPNAKKVFAACKVPLPKC, from the coding sequence ATGGCCGCAGCGAGTAGGGCGGCGTCTCTGGTGCTGTTCCTGCTGGTGGCGAGCGCGGTGCTGAGCCTGCTGGCCCCCGGCGCGAGCGCGGCGACGTGCGCACCGACGCAGCTGACCCCGTGCGCGCCGGCGATCGTGGGGAACGCGGCGCCCACCGCGGCGTGCTGCGCGAGGCTCAAGGCGCACCCGGCGAGCTGCTTCTGCCAGTACAAGAAGAACCCCAACATGCAGCGCTACGTCAACTCCCCCAACGCCAAGAAGGTCTTCGCCGCCTGCAAGGTGCCCCTGCCCAAGTGCTGA